Proteins found in one Miscanthus floridulus cultivar M001 chromosome 4, ASM1932011v1, whole genome shotgun sequence genomic segment:
- the LOC136552316 gene encoding probable plastid-lipid-associated protein 12, chloroplastic isoform X1 has protein sequence MLETKHCTDLVQKQLLRMESAYFRFDRAAFAFKFLPFKVPYPVPFRLLGDEAKGWLDTTYLSHTGNIRISRRNKGTTFVLQKSAEPRQILLSAISARTGVEEVINDFISSQNGTKTDLSILVGEWQLLWSSQTEGESWSSVASAVLKDFQIIKEDGKLNNSASPFPGLTLNATGNIGKKGSGNTFTVSMKGAVQVGGLQFPLDAQGEFVMEILYIDNKIRISRLNQHMLSIYALQIHDTLMKDM, from the exons ATGTTGGAAACAAAGCATTGTACTGACTTAGT GCAGAAGCAACTATTAAGGATGGAAAGCGCATACTTCCGTTTTGACCGAGCAGCATTCGCCTTCAAGTTTCTGCCATTTAAAGTTCCATACCCAGTGCCATTTAGACTTCTTGGAGATGAAGCTAAGGGTTGGCTTGACACAACATACTTATCCCACACTGGGAACATACGTATTTCAAGGAGAAACAAG GGAACCACTTTTGTCCTACAGAAGAGTGCAGAGCCAAGACAGATCTTATTGTCAGCTATATCTGCAAGAACAGGAGTAGAAGAG GTCATCAATGATTTTATTTCAAGCCAAAATGGAACAAAGACTGATCTAAGCATTCTGGTGGGTGAATGGCAACTATTGTGGAGTTCACAG ACTGAAGGTGAAAGTTGGTCATCTGTTGCATCTGCCGTTCTCAAGGACTTCCAG ATTATAAAAGAAGACGGGAAATTAAATAATTCAGCTAGCCCCTTCCCAGGTCTCACCCTCAATGCAACAGGCAACATAGG CAAAAAAGGGAGTGGCAACACCTTTACCGTGTCCATGAAAGGAGCTGTTCAAGTTGGTGGTTTGCAGTTTCCCTTGGATGCTCAAGGAGAATTTGTCATGGAGATATT GTATATCGACAACAAGATAAGGATATCCAGGCTTAACCAGCACATGCTGTCCATTTACGCATTACAAATACATGACACCCTAATGAAGGATATGTGA
- the LOC136552316 gene encoding probable plastid-lipid-associated protein 12, chloroplastic isoform X4 codes for MESAYFRFDRAAFAFKFLPFKVPYPVPFRLLGDEAKGWLDTTYLSHTGNIRISRRNKGTTFVLQKSAEPRQILLSAISARTGVEEVINDFISSQNGTKTDLSILVGEWQLLWSSQTEGESWSSVASAVLKDFQIIKEDGKLNNSASPFPGLTLNATGNIGKKGSGNTFTVSMKGAVQVGGLQFPLDAQGEFVMEILYIDNKIRISRLNQHMLSIYALQIHDTLMKDM; via the exons ATGGAAAGCGCATACTTCCGTTTTGACCGAGCAGCATTCGCCTTCAAGTTTCTGCCATTTAAAGTTCCATACCCAGTGCCATTTAGACTTCTTGGAGATGAAGCTAAGGGTTGGCTTGACACAACATACTTATCCCACACTGGGAACATACGTATTTCAAGGAGAAACAAG GGAACCACTTTTGTCCTACAGAAGAGTGCAGAGCCAAGACAGATCTTATTGTCAGCTATATCTGCAAGAACAGGAGTAGAAGAG GTCATCAATGATTTTATTTCAAGCCAAAATGGAACAAAGACTGATCTAAGCATTCTGGTGGGTGAATGGCAACTATTGTGGAGTTCACAG ACTGAAGGTGAAAGTTGGTCATCTGTTGCATCTGCCGTTCTCAAGGACTTCCAG ATTATAAAAGAAGACGGGAAATTAAATAATTCAGCTAGCCCCTTCCCAGGTCTCACCCTCAATGCAACAGGCAACATAGG CAAAAAAGGGAGTGGCAACACCTTTACCGTGTCCATGAAAGGAGCTGTTCAAGTTGGTGGTTTGCAGTTTCCCTTGGATGCTCAAGGAGAATTTGTCATGGAGATATT GTATATCGACAACAAGATAAGGATATCCAGGCTTAACCAGCACATGCTGTCCATTTACGCATTACAAATACATGACACCCTAATGAAGGATATGTGA
- the LOC136552316 gene encoding probable plastid-lipid-associated protein 12, chloroplastic isoform X5 has product MLETKHCTDLVQKQLLRMESAYFRFDRAAFAFKFLPFKVPYPVPFRLLGDEAKGWLDTTYLSHTGNIRISRRNKGTTFVLQKSAEPRQILLSAISARTGVEEVINDFISSQNGTKTDLSILVGEWQLLWSSQTEGESWSSVASAVLKDFQIIKEDGKLNNSASPFPGLTLNATGNIGKKGSGNTFTVSMKGAVQVGGLQFPLDAQGEFVMEILQVYRQQDKDIQA; this is encoded by the exons ATGTTGGAAACAAAGCATTGTACTGACTTAGT GCAGAAGCAACTATTAAGGATGGAAAGCGCATACTTCCGTTTTGACCGAGCAGCATTCGCCTTCAAGTTTCTGCCATTTAAAGTTCCATACCCAGTGCCATTTAGACTTCTTGGAGATGAAGCTAAGGGTTGGCTTGACACAACATACTTATCCCACACTGGGAACATACGTATTTCAAGGAGAAACAAG GGAACCACTTTTGTCCTACAGAAGAGTGCAGAGCCAAGACAGATCTTATTGTCAGCTATATCTGCAAGAACAGGAGTAGAAGAG GTCATCAATGATTTTATTTCAAGCCAAAATGGAACAAAGACTGATCTAAGCATTCTGGTGGGTGAATGGCAACTATTGTGGAGTTCACAG ACTGAAGGTGAAAGTTGGTCATCTGTTGCATCTGCCGTTCTCAAGGACTTCCAG ATTATAAAAGAAGACGGGAAATTAAATAATTCAGCTAGCCCCTTCCCAGGTCTCACCCTCAATGCAACAGGCAACATAGG CAAAAAAGGGAGTGGCAACACCTTTACCGTGTCCATGAAAGGAGCTGTTCAAGTTGGTGGTTTGCAGTTTCCCTTGGATGCTCAAGGAGAATTTGTCATGGAGATATTGCAA GTATATCGACAACAAGATAAGGATATCCAGGCTTAA
- the LOC136552316 gene encoding probable plastid-lipid-associated protein 12, chloroplastic isoform X3 — protein MLETKHCTDLVQKQLLRMESAYFRFDRAAFAFKFLPFKVPYPVPFRLLGDEAKGWLDTTYLSHTGNIRISRRNKGTTFVLQKSAEPRQILLSAISARTGVEEVINDFISSQNGTKTDLSILVGEWQLLWSSQTEGESWSSVASAVLKDFQIIKEDGKLNNSASPFPGLTLNATGNIGKKGSGNTFTVSMKGAVQVGGLQFPLDAQGEFVMEILQVILDFLKSKYASYT, from the exons ATGTTGGAAACAAAGCATTGTACTGACTTAGT GCAGAAGCAACTATTAAGGATGGAAAGCGCATACTTCCGTTTTGACCGAGCAGCATTCGCCTTCAAGTTTCTGCCATTTAAAGTTCCATACCCAGTGCCATTTAGACTTCTTGGAGATGAAGCTAAGGGTTGGCTTGACACAACATACTTATCCCACACTGGGAACATACGTATTTCAAGGAGAAACAAG GGAACCACTTTTGTCCTACAGAAGAGTGCAGAGCCAAGACAGATCTTATTGTCAGCTATATCTGCAAGAACAGGAGTAGAAGAG GTCATCAATGATTTTATTTCAAGCCAAAATGGAACAAAGACTGATCTAAGCATTCTGGTGGGTGAATGGCAACTATTGTGGAGTTCACAG ACTGAAGGTGAAAGTTGGTCATCTGTTGCATCTGCCGTTCTCAAGGACTTCCAG ATTATAAAAGAAGACGGGAAATTAAATAATTCAGCTAGCCCCTTCCCAGGTCTCACCCTCAATGCAACAGGCAACATAGG CAAAAAAGGGAGTGGCAACACCTTTACCGTGTCCATGAAAGGAGCTGTTCAAGTTGGTGGTTTGCAGTTTCCCTTGGATGCTCAAGGAGAATTTGTCATGGAGATATTGCAAGTCATTCTTGATTTCCTGAAATCTAAATATGCAAGTtatacttag
- the LOC136552316 gene encoding probable plastid-lipid-associated protein 12, chloroplastic isoform X2 — MLETKHCTDLVQKQLLRMESAYFRFDRAAFAFKFLPFKVPYPVPFRLLGDEAKGWLDTTYLSHTGNIRISRRNKGTTFVLQKSAEPRQILLSAISARTGVEEVINDFISSQNGTKTDLSILVGEWQLLWSSQTEGESWSSVASAVLKDFQIIKEDGKLNNSASPFPGLTLNATGNIGKKGSGNTFTVSMKGAVQVGGLQFPLDAQGEFVMEILQVILDFLKSKYVYRQQDKDIQA, encoded by the exons ATGTTGGAAACAAAGCATTGTACTGACTTAGT GCAGAAGCAACTATTAAGGATGGAAAGCGCATACTTCCGTTTTGACCGAGCAGCATTCGCCTTCAAGTTTCTGCCATTTAAAGTTCCATACCCAGTGCCATTTAGACTTCTTGGAGATGAAGCTAAGGGTTGGCTTGACACAACATACTTATCCCACACTGGGAACATACGTATTTCAAGGAGAAACAAG GGAACCACTTTTGTCCTACAGAAGAGTGCAGAGCCAAGACAGATCTTATTGTCAGCTATATCTGCAAGAACAGGAGTAGAAGAG GTCATCAATGATTTTATTTCAAGCCAAAATGGAACAAAGACTGATCTAAGCATTCTGGTGGGTGAATGGCAACTATTGTGGAGTTCACAG ACTGAAGGTGAAAGTTGGTCATCTGTTGCATCTGCCGTTCTCAAGGACTTCCAG ATTATAAAAGAAGACGGGAAATTAAATAATTCAGCTAGCCCCTTCCCAGGTCTCACCCTCAATGCAACAGGCAACATAGG CAAAAAAGGGAGTGGCAACACCTTTACCGTGTCCATGAAAGGAGCTGTTCAAGTTGGTGGTTTGCAGTTTCCCTTGGATGCTCAAGGAGAATTTGTCATGGAGATATTGCAAGTCATTCTTGATTTCCTGAAATCTAAATAT GTATATCGACAACAAGATAAGGATATCCAGGCTTAA
- the LOC136552316 gene encoding probable plastid-lipid-associated protein 12, chloroplastic isoform X7: MLETKHCTDLVQKQLLRMESAYFRFDRAAFAFKFLPFKVPYPVPFRLLGDEAKGWLDTTYLSHTGNIRISRRNKGTTFVLQKSAEPRQILLSAISARTGVEEVINDFISSQNGTKTDLSILVGEWQLLWSSQTEGESWSSVASAVLKDFQQKREWQHLYRVHERSCSSWWFAVSLGCSRRICHGDIVYRQQDKDIQA, from the exons ATGTTGGAAACAAAGCATTGTACTGACTTAGT GCAGAAGCAACTATTAAGGATGGAAAGCGCATACTTCCGTTTTGACCGAGCAGCATTCGCCTTCAAGTTTCTGCCATTTAAAGTTCCATACCCAGTGCCATTTAGACTTCTTGGAGATGAAGCTAAGGGTTGGCTTGACACAACATACTTATCCCACACTGGGAACATACGTATTTCAAGGAGAAACAAG GGAACCACTTTTGTCCTACAGAAGAGTGCAGAGCCAAGACAGATCTTATTGTCAGCTATATCTGCAAGAACAGGAGTAGAAGAG GTCATCAATGATTTTATTTCAAGCCAAAATGGAACAAAGACTGATCTAAGCATTCTGGTGGGTGAATGGCAACTATTGTGGAGTTCACAG ACTGAAGGTGAAAGTTGGTCATCTGTTGCATCTGCCGTTCTCAAGGACTTCCAG CAAAAAAGGGAGTGGCAACACCTTTACCGTGTCCATGAAAGGAGCTGTTCAAGTTGGTGGTTTGCAGTTTCCCTTGGATGCTCAAGGAGAATTTGTCATGGAGATATT GTATATCGACAACAAGATAAGGATATCCAGGCTTAA
- the LOC136552316 gene encoding probable plastid-lipid-associated protein 12, chloroplastic isoform X6 — MLETKHCTDLVQKQLLRMESAYFRFDRAAFAFKFLPFKVPYPVPFRLLGDEAKGWLDTTYLSHTGNIRISRRNKGTTFVLQKSAEPRQILLSAISARTGVEEVINDFISSQNGTKTDLSILVGEWQLLWSSQTEGESWSSVASAVLKDFQIIKEDGKLNNSASPFPGLTLNATGNIGYIDNKIRISRLNQHMLSIYALQIHDTLMKDM, encoded by the exons ATGTTGGAAACAAAGCATTGTACTGACTTAGT GCAGAAGCAACTATTAAGGATGGAAAGCGCATACTTCCGTTTTGACCGAGCAGCATTCGCCTTCAAGTTTCTGCCATTTAAAGTTCCATACCCAGTGCCATTTAGACTTCTTGGAGATGAAGCTAAGGGTTGGCTTGACACAACATACTTATCCCACACTGGGAACATACGTATTTCAAGGAGAAACAAG GGAACCACTTTTGTCCTACAGAAGAGTGCAGAGCCAAGACAGATCTTATTGTCAGCTATATCTGCAAGAACAGGAGTAGAAGAG GTCATCAATGATTTTATTTCAAGCCAAAATGGAACAAAGACTGATCTAAGCATTCTGGTGGGTGAATGGCAACTATTGTGGAGTTCACAG ACTGAAGGTGAAAGTTGGTCATCTGTTGCATCTGCCGTTCTCAAGGACTTCCAG ATTATAAAAGAAGACGGGAAATTAAATAATTCAGCTAGCCCCTTCCCAGGTCTCACCCTCAATGCAACAGGCAACATAGG GTATATCGACAACAAGATAAGGATATCCAGGCTTAACCAGCACATGCTGTCCATTTACGCATTACAAATACATGACACCCTAATGAAGGATATGTGA
- the LOC136552316 gene encoding probable plastid-lipid-associated protein 12, chloroplastic isoform X8, producing MLETKHCTDLVQKQLLRMESAYFRFDRAAFAFKFLPFKVPYPVPFRLLGDEAKGWLDTTYLSHTGNIRISRRNKGTTFVLQKSAEPRQILLSAISARTGVEEVINDFISSQNGTKTDLSILVGEWQLLWSSQTEGESWSSVASAVLKDFQQKREWQHLYRVHERSCSSWWFAVSLGCSRRICHGDIASISTTR from the exons ATGTTGGAAACAAAGCATTGTACTGACTTAGT GCAGAAGCAACTATTAAGGATGGAAAGCGCATACTTCCGTTTTGACCGAGCAGCATTCGCCTTCAAGTTTCTGCCATTTAAAGTTCCATACCCAGTGCCATTTAGACTTCTTGGAGATGAAGCTAAGGGTTGGCTTGACACAACATACTTATCCCACACTGGGAACATACGTATTTCAAGGAGAAACAAG GGAACCACTTTTGTCCTACAGAAGAGTGCAGAGCCAAGACAGATCTTATTGTCAGCTATATCTGCAAGAACAGGAGTAGAAGAG GTCATCAATGATTTTATTTCAAGCCAAAATGGAACAAAGACTGATCTAAGCATTCTGGTGGGTGAATGGCAACTATTGTGGAGTTCACAG ACTGAAGGTGAAAGTTGGTCATCTGTTGCATCTGCCGTTCTCAAGGACTTCCAG CAAAAAAGGGAGTGGCAACACCTTTACCGTGTCCATGAAAGGAGCTGTTCAAGTTGGTGGTTTGCAGTTTCCCTTGGATGCTCAAGGAGAATTTGTCATGGAGATATTGCAA GTATATCGACAACAAGATAA